In Athalia rosae chromosome 6, iyAthRosa1.1, whole genome shotgun sequence, one DNA window encodes the following:
- the LOC105687888 gene encoding uncharacterized protein LOC105687888: MTENCFTSLASHARNLDSGLQELSEMWRNPLKIMGGYGANPKQADEDLQLIKAKIEKLKNTILDDTALRAEHIAEMGEFLQESQEMYNNLDQSCKDIKTILSEFGYNNPEDSDREDSVIKSETEYNADSSLIASDVTDDRIQVEFTPDMGWRQKPRITLS; this comes from the exons ATGACAGAAAATTGTTTCACGTCTTTGGCATCTCATGCACGCAATTTAGATTCCGGTCTTCAGGAATTGTCAGAAATGTGGCGAAACCCTCTCAAGATAATGGGAGGTTATGGTGCAAACCCGAAACAGGCTGACGAGGATCTACAGCTTATCAAAgctaaaattgaaaagctaAAG AATACCATCCTGGATGATACAGCACTGAGAGCAGAACATATAGCTGAAATGGGTGAATTTTTGCAAGAATCTCAAGAGATGTACAATAATCTGGATCAATCATGTAAAGATATTAAAACAATTTTATCCGAATTTGGGTATAACAACCCAGAAGATTCAGATCGGGAGGATTCTGTGATCAA GTCAGAAACAGAATACAATGCAGACTCTAGCCTGATTGCATCCGACGTTACTGACGATCGCATACAAGTTGAATTCACTCCAGATATGGGCTGGCGACAAAAACCAAGAATAACATTATCTTAA
- the LOC105687876 gene encoding aminopeptidase N-like isoform X1, whose protein sequence is MRPPPRGCEVYSEEEDFSLFPSKFLHTLCCGSKDAARFSNRWKYTGIAEVTFLAYDRHEGMEDDRTPGSCGLSAKSMTAIAATCAAIGFIAYMLTSSSANPATTQKPPSNDDAVQERLPRALLPSEYRLKIIPHLEEGNFTSSGELWITFNCEEPTNKIILNAKEIKFDEVELHSLTKEIVVTDVIVKDDSDVVVIKLNKPFKKGDVYKLYIRFTGILNDVLQGFYRSSYVDLATKETRWMASTQFSPTYARRAFPCFDEPSFKARFKISLGRRTNMTSISNMPRKSTESISTMPGFVWDHYPQSLLMSTYLVAFIVTDFGNVEVINSTKPVFKLWSRRDVLDHTEYISNVGPKILHYFEGYFNITFPLEKQDIVALPDFGYTAMENWGLITFRESGVLIDEKEAAASVRQDVALVAAHELAHQWFGNLVTPAWWSDLWLKEGFASFFANLAVDHVEPTWRVKDALLEDLQKVLEIDALKSSHPISVTLNRTDQITQIFDAISYTKGCSIIHMMYHFLGADVFQSGIRRYLRTYAYQNAEQDDLWEALTLEAHSHRSMMEDVTVKTVMDTWTLQAGYPILHVNRNSNTGTITVYQEQFCWTTGCEDSTQLWWIPLTWTKQGYPQYDKTIPKAWLHHPTLELNDTVNEDEWILFNLGQTGYYRVNYDDKNWKLLSQSMELLPAAIRAQLVDDVLANSRAGILKYKITMDLLQNLENETDYLVWDSAIRGLRYMHNKLHSDASFNKWMQKLVQKIFKFLGTEEKDDDGHRERRYRGDILRWACEVGHEECRRNAHQILQNWTRISSGDNPIPPNLRSWIYCTGLEHAGKNEWNFVWNQYLQTTSGAEKELLLDGLGCISNESILSNYLAKTLSSNSGVRKQDGWRVFRSIAETPNGLGIAFRFLRENWSALNDYYGTGFSAMAKMVQALSKYMSSESDLRQLEKFKDSVNLGVTNTAFQQTIEEVRINVDWVTKYMDQIQNILNQT, encoded by the exons ATGAGACCGCCGCCGCGCGGATGTGAAGTTTATAGTGAGGAGGAGGATTTTTCGCTCTTTCCCAGCAAATTTTTGCACACTCTTTGTTGCGGCAGCAAAGATGCGGCTAGATTCTCAAACAGATGGAAATATactg GTATCGCAGAGGTGACGTTTCTGGCCTACGATCGGCACGAAGGAATGGAAGATGATCGAACCCCAGGGAGCTGTGGCCTTAGTGCAAAGAGCATGACGGCGATAGCAGCTACCTGTGCAGCGATCGGTTTCATCGCCTATATGCTCACCAGTTCCTCTGCAAATCCGGCTACTACTCAAAAACCACCCTCAAATGACGACGCGGTACAGGAACGTCTACCGAGGGCCCTTCTACCCTCCGAGTACAG attgaaaataattcctcaTCTGGAAGAGGGTAATTTTACCAGCAGTGGAGAGTTATGGATAACTTTCAATTGTGAAGAGCCTACGAATAAGATAATACTGAACGCAAAGGAAATAAAGTTCGATGAAGTTGAGCTTCATTCTCTGACCAAGGAGATTGTGGTGACTGATGTGATTGTAAAAGACGATTCCGACGTAGTTGTAATCAAGTTAAACAAACCTTTTAAGAAAGGTGATGTCTACAAACTTTATATACGGTTTACTGGTATCCTAAATGATGTTCTCCAAGGATTTTATAGAAGCAGTTATGTCGATCTAGCAACCAAAGAAACCAG atggatGGCTAGTACTCAATTCTCACCCACTTACGCACGCCGAGCATTTCCATGCTTTGATGAACCCTCTTTCAAAGCTCGATTTAAAATTTCTCTTGGTAGGCGTACTAATATGACGTCTATTTCTAACATGCCCCGGAAATCGACGGAAAGTAT ATCGACAATGCCAGGCTTTGTCTGGGATCATTATCCACAGTCTCTCCTCATGTCTACATACTTGGTCGCTTTTATTGTTACTGATTTTGGAAATGTCGAAGTAATTAATTCAACAAAGCCCGTCTTTAAATTGTGGTCACGACGGGACGTACTCGATCATACGGAATACATTTCCAATGTAGGTCCGAAGATACTGCATTACTTCGAGGGCTACTTCAATATCACCTTTCCACTTGAAAAACAGGATATAGTAGCTTTGCCAGACTTCGGGTATACTGCCATGGAAAATTGGGGACTAATCACTTTCAG AGAATCTGGGGTGCTTATTGATGAAAAAGAGGCTGCAGCTAGCGTCAGACAAGATGTTGCTCTGGTTGCCGCTCACGAACTTGCACATCAGTGGTTTGGAAACCTTGTGACGCCAGCATGGTGGTCTGATCTCTGGTTAAAGGAGGGATTTGCATCATTTTTTGCGAATCTAGCAGTAGATCAT GTAGAACCAACTTGGAGGGTGAAAGACGCCCTGCTCGAAGATTTACAAAAAGTGTTGGAAATCGATGCACTGAAAAGTTCGCATCCCATTTCTGTTACTCTTAATCGTACAGACCAGATAACTCAGATATTCGATGCAATTTCCTACACAAAAGGGTGTTCAATTATTCATATGATGTATCATTTCCTTGGAGCGGACGTATTCCAATCGGGAATCCGAAGATATTTGAGAACTTACGCCTACCAAAATGCTGAACAAGATGATCTCTGGGAAGCACTCACATTGGAGGCTCATTCTCATCGGTCGATGATGGAAGACGTCACAGTGAAAACGGTGATGGATACATGGACCTTGCAAGCAGGCTACCCTATCCTTCATGTGAATAGGAACTCTAATACCGGTACCATTACGGTGTATCAG gaGCAATTCTGCTGGACTACAGGCTGTGAGGATAGTACCCAATTATGGTGGATCCCATTGACGTGGACGAAGCAGGGATATCCGCAGTATGATAAGACGATTCCGAAAGCATGGCTACACCATCCTACCTTAGAATTGAATGACACAGTGAATGAGGATGAATGGATTTTATTTAATCTCGGCCAAACAG GATATTACCGTGTCAATTACGATGATAAAAACTGGAAACTACTTTCACAGTCTATGGAGCTACTGCCAGCTGCAATTAGAGCTCAGTTAGTGGATGATGTATTGGCAAATTCAAGAGCAGGAATTTTAAAGTATAAAATCACTATGGATTTGTTacaaaatttagaaaatgaaacagaTTATCTAGTATGGGATTCTGCTATTAGAGGATTGCGATATATGCATAACAAGCTGCACTCTGACGCGAGTTTCAAT AAATGGATGCAGAAACTcgtgcaaaaaattttcaagtttcttggCACAGAGGAAAAAGACGACGATGGGCATAGGGAACGACGTTATCGAGGAGATATTCTAAGATGGGCTTGTGAAGTTGGTCATGAGGAATGTCGGAGAAATGCTCATCAAATCCTACAAAATTGGACTCGCATATCTTCAGGAGATAACCC GATTCCTCCGAATTTACGAAGTTGGATATATTGCACGGGCCTAGAGCACGCTGGTAAGAATGAATGGAACTTCGTTTGGAACCAATATCTGCAAACTACTTCTGGAGCAGAGAAAGAATTGCTGTTGGATGGTTTGGGGTGTATATCCAATGAGTCTATCCTCTCCAA CTACTTGGCTAAAACTCTTTCAAGTAATTCTGGTGTGCGAAAGCAAGATGGTTGGCGAGTATTTCGTTCTATAGCTGAAACACCCAATGGCCTAGGTATCGCATTTCGATTTCTGAGAGAGAATTGGTCCGCCCTTAACGATTA CTATGGTACTGGATTCTCAGCCATGGCAAAAATGGTACAAGCACTTTCGAAGTATATGAGTTCTGAATCAGATTTGCGGCAG ctagaaaaattcaaagactcTGTTAATCTGGGTGTCACAAATACAGCCTTTCAACAAACTATTGAAGAAGTGAGAATTAATGTCGATTGGGTGACGAAATATATGGATCAGATACAAAATATCCTCAATCAAACCTGA
- the LOC105687876 gene encoding aminopeptidase N-like isoform X3, which produces MEDDRTPGSCGLSAKSMTAIAATCAAIGFIAYMLTSSSANPATTQKPPSNDDAVQERLPRALLPSEYRLKIIPHLEEGNFTSSGELWITFNCEEPTNKIILNAKEIKFDEVELHSLTKEIVVTDVIVKDDSDVVVIKLNKPFKKGDVYKLYIRFTGILNDVLQGFYRSSYVDLATKETRWMASTQFSPTYARRAFPCFDEPSFKARFKISLGRRTNMTSISNMPRKSTESISTMPGFVWDHYPQSLLMSTYLVAFIVTDFGNVEVINSTKPVFKLWSRRDVLDHTEYISNVGPKILHYFEGYFNITFPLEKQDIVALPDFGYTAMENWGLITFRESGVLIDEKEAAASVRQDVALVAAHELAHQWFGNLVTPAWWSDLWLKEGFASFFANLAVDHVEPTWRVKDALLEDLQKVLEIDALKSSHPISVTLNRTDQITQIFDAISYTKGCSIIHMMYHFLGADVFQSGIRRYLRTYAYQNAEQDDLWEALTLEAHSHRSMMEDVTVKTVMDTWTLQAGYPILHVNRNSNTGTITVYQEQFCWTTGCEDSTQLWWIPLTWTKQGYPQYDKTIPKAWLHHPTLELNDTVNEDEWILFNLGQTGYYRVNYDDKNWKLLSQSMELLPAAIRAQLVDDVLANSRAGILKYKITMDLLQNLENETDYLVWDSAIRGLRYMHNKLHSDASFNKWMQKLVQKIFKFLGTEEKDDDGHRERRYRGDILRWACEVGHEECRRNAHQILQNWTRISSGDNPIPPNLRSWIYCTGLEHAGKNEWNFVWNQYLQTTSGAEKELLLDGLGCISNESILSNYLAKTLSSNSGVRKQDGWRVFRSIAETPNGLGIAFRFLRENWSALNDYYGTGFSAMAKMVQALSKYMSSESDLRQLEKFKDSVNLGVTNTAFQQTIEEVRINVDWVTKYMDQIQNILNQT; this is translated from the exons ATGGAAGATGATCGAACCCCAGGGAGCTGTGGCCTTAGTGCAAAGAGCATGACGGCGATAGCAGCTACCTGTGCAGCGATCGGTTTCATCGCCTATATGCTCACCAGTTCCTCTGCAAATCCGGCTACTACTCAAAAACCACCCTCAAATGACGACGCGGTACAGGAACGTCTACCGAGGGCCCTTCTACCCTCCGAGTACAG attgaaaataattcctcaTCTGGAAGAGGGTAATTTTACCAGCAGTGGAGAGTTATGGATAACTTTCAATTGTGAAGAGCCTACGAATAAGATAATACTGAACGCAAAGGAAATAAAGTTCGATGAAGTTGAGCTTCATTCTCTGACCAAGGAGATTGTGGTGACTGATGTGATTGTAAAAGACGATTCCGACGTAGTTGTAATCAAGTTAAACAAACCTTTTAAGAAAGGTGATGTCTACAAACTTTATATACGGTTTACTGGTATCCTAAATGATGTTCTCCAAGGATTTTATAGAAGCAGTTATGTCGATCTAGCAACCAAAGAAACCAG atggatGGCTAGTACTCAATTCTCACCCACTTACGCACGCCGAGCATTTCCATGCTTTGATGAACCCTCTTTCAAAGCTCGATTTAAAATTTCTCTTGGTAGGCGTACTAATATGACGTCTATTTCTAACATGCCCCGGAAATCGACGGAAAGTAT ATCGACAATGCCAGGCTTTGTCTGGGATCATTATCCACAGTCTCTCCTCATGTCTACATACTTGGTCGCTTTTATTGTTACTGATTTTGGAAATGTCGAAGTAATTAATTCAACAAAGCCCGTCTTTAAATTGTGGTCACGACGGGACGTACTCGATCATACGGAATACATTTCCAATGTAGGTCCGAAGATACTGCATTACTTCGAGGGCTACTTCAATATCACCTTTCCACTTGAAAAACAGGATATAGTAGCTTTGCCAGACTTCGGGTATACTGCCATGGAAAATTGGGGACTAATCACTTTCAG AGAATCTGGGGTGCTTATTGATGAAAAAGAGGCTGCAGCTAGCGTCAGACAAGATGTTGCTCTGGTTGCCGCTCACGAACTTGCACATCAGTGGTTTGGAAACCTTGTGACGCCAGCATGGTGGTCTGATCTCTGGTTAAAGGAGGGATTTGCATCATTTTTTGCGAATCTAGCAGTAGATCAT GTAGAACCAACTTGGAGGGTGAAAGACGCCCTGCTCGAAGATTTACAAAAAGTGTTGGAAATCGATGCACTGAAAAGTTCGCATCCCATTTCTGTTACTCTTAATCGTACAGACCAGATAACTCAGATATTCGATGCAATTTCCTACACAAAAGGGTGTTCAATTATTCATATGATGTATCATTTCCTTGGAGCGGACGTATTCCAATCGGGAATCCGAAGATATTTGAGAACTTACGCCTACCAAAATGCTGAACAAGATGATCTCTGGGAAGCACTCACATTGGAGGCTCATTCTCATCGGTCGATGATGGAAGACGTCACAGTGAAAACGGTGATGGATACATGGACCTTGCAAGCAGGCTACCCTATCCTTCATGTGAATAGGAACTCTAATACCGGTACCATTACGGTGTATCAG gaGCAATTCTGCTGGACTACAGGCTGTGAGGATAGTACCCAATTATGGTGGATCCCATTGACGTGGACGAAGCAGGGATATCCGCAGTATGATAAGACGATTCCGAAAGCATGGCTACACCATCCTACCTTAGAATTGAATGACACAGTGAATGAGGATGAATGGATTTTATTTAATCTCGGCCAAACAG GATATTACCGTGTCAATTACGATGATAAAAACTGGAAACTACTTTCACAGTCTATGGAGCTACTGCCAGCTGCAATTAGAGCTCAGTTAGTGGATGATGTATTGGCAAATTCAAGAGCAGGAATTTTAAAGTATAAAATCACTATGGATTTGTTacaaaatttagaaaatgaaacagaTTATCTAGTATGGGATTCTGCTATTAGAGGATTGCGATATATGCATAACAAGCTGCACTCTGACGCGAGTTTCAAT AAATGGATGCAGAAACTcgtgcaaaaaattttcaagtttcttggCACAGAGGAAAAAGACGACGATGGGCATAGGGAACGACGTTATCGAGGAGATATTCTAAGATGGGCTTGTGAAGTTGGTCATGAGGAATGTCGGAGAAATGCTCATCAAATCCTACAAAATTGGACTCGCATATCTTCAGGAGATAACCC GATTCCTCCGAATTTACGAAGTTGGATATATTGCACGGGCCTAGAGCACGCTGGTAAGAATGAATGGAACTTCGTTTGGAACCAATATCTGCAAACTACTTCTGGAGCAGAGAAAGAATTGCTGTTGGATGGTTTGGGGTGTATATCCAATGAGTCTATCCTCTCCAA CTACTTGGCTAAAACTCTTTCAAGTAATTCTGGTGTGCGAAAGCAAGATGGTTGGCGAGTATTTCGTTCTATAGCTGAAACACCCAATGGCCTAGGTATCGCATTTCGATTTCTGAGAGAGAATTGGTCCGCCCTTAACGATTA CTATGGTACTGGATTCTCAGCCATGGCAAAAATGGTACAAGCACTTTCGAAGTATATGAGTTCTGAATCAGATTTGCGGCAG ctagaaaaattcaaagactcTGTTAATCTGGGTGTCACAAATACAGCCTTTCAACAAACTATTGAAGAAGTGAGAATTAATGTCGATTGGGTGACGAAATATATGGATCAGATACAAAATATCCTCAATCAAACCTGA
- the LOC105687876 gene encoding aminopeptidase N-like isoform X2, which yields MQEQRRRNPGIAEVTFLAYDRHEGMEDDRTPGSCGLSAKSMTAIAATCAAIGFIAYMLTSSSANPATTQKPPSNDDAVQERLPRALLPSEYRLKIIPHLEEGNFTSSGELWITFNCEEPTNKIILNAKEIKFDEVELHSLTKEIVVTDVIVKDDSDVVVIKLNKPFKKGDVYKLYIRFTGILNDVLQGFYRSSYVDLATKETRWMASTQFSPTYARRAFPCFDEPSFKARFKISLGRRTNMTSISNMPRKSTESISTMPGFVWDHYPQSLLMSTYLVAFIVTDFGNVEVINSTKPVFKLWSRRDVLDHTEYISNVGPKILHYFEGYFNITFPLEKQDIVALPDFGYTAMENWGLITFRESGVLIDEKEAAASVRQDVALVAAHELAHQWFGNLVTPAWWSDLWLKEGFASFFANLAVDHVEPTWRVKDALLEDLQKVLEIDALKSSHPISVTLNRTDQITQIFDAISYTKGCSIIHMMYHFLGADVFQSGIRRYLRTYAYQNAEQDDLWEALTLEAHSHRSMMEDVTVKTVMDTWTLQAGYPILHVNRNSNTGTITVYQEQFCWTTGCEDSTQLWWIPLTWTKQGYPQYDKTIPKAWLHHPTLELNDTVNEDEWILFNLGQTGYYRVNYDDKNWKLLSQSMELLPAAIRAQLVDDVLANSRAGILKYKITMDLLQNLENETDYLVWDSAIRGLRYMHNKLHSDASFNKWMQKLVQKIFKFLGTEEKDDDGHRERRYRGDILRWACEVGHEECRRNAHQILQNWTRISSGDNPIPPNLRSWIYCTGLEHAGKNEWNFVWNQYLQTTSGAEKELLLDGLGCISNESILSNYLAKTLSSNSGVRKQDGWRVFRSIAETPNGLGIAFRFLRENWSALNDYYGTGFSAMAKMVQALSKYMSSESDLRQLEKFKDSVNLGVTNTAFQQTIEEVRINVDWVTKYMDQIQNILNQT from the exons ATGCAGGAGCAACGTCGGCGAAATCCAG GTATCGCAGAGGTGACGTTTCTGGCCTACGATCGGCACGAAGGAATGGAAGATGATCGAACCCCAGGGAGCTGTGGCCTTAGTGCAAAGAGCATGACGGCGATAGCAGCTACCTGTGCAGCGATCGGTTTCATCGCCTATATGCTCACCAGTTCCTCTGCAAATCCGGCTACTACTCAAAAACCACCCTCAAATGACGACGCGGTACAGGAACGTCTACCGAGGGCCCTTCTACCCTCCGAGTACAG attgaaaataattcctcaTCTGGAAGAGGGTAATTTTACCAGCAGTGGAGAGTTATGGATAACTTTCAATTGTGAAGAGCCTACGAATAAGATAATACTGAACGCAAAGGAAATAAAGTTCGATGAAGTTGAGCTTCATTCTCTGACCAAGGAGATTGTGGTGACTGATGTGATTGTAAAAGACGATTCCGACGTAGTTGTAATCAAGTTAAACAAACCTTTTAAGAAAGGTGATGTCTACAAACTTTATATACGGTTTACTGGTATCCTAAATGATGTTCTCCAAGGATTTTATAGAAGCAGTTATGTCGATCTAGCAACCAAAGAAACCAG atggatGGCTAGTACTCAATTCTCACCCACTTACGCACGCCGAGCATTTCCATGCTTTGATGAACCCTCTTTCAAAGCTCGATTTAAAATTTCTCTTGGTAGGCGTACTAATATGACGTCTATTTCTAACATGCCCCGGAAATCGACGGAAAGTAT ATCGACAATGCCAGGCTTTGTCTGGGATCATTATCCACAGTCTCTCCTCATGTCTACATACTTGGTCGCTTTTATTGTTACTGATTTTGGAAATGTCGAAGTAATTAATTCAACAAAGCCCGTCTTTAAATTGTGGTCACGACGGGACGTACTCGATCATACGGAATACATTTCCAATGTAGGTCCGAAGATACTGCATTACTTCGAGGGCTACTTCAATATCACCTTTCCACTTGAAAAACAGGATATAGTAGCTTTGCCAGACTTCGGGTATACTGCCATGGAAAATTGGGGACTAATCACTTTCAG AGAATCTGGGGTGCTTATTGATGAAAAAGAGGCTGCAGCTAGCGTCAGACAAGATGTTGCTCTGGTTGCCGCTCACGAACTTGCACATCAGTGGTTTGGAAACCTTGTGACGCCAGCATGGTGGTCTGATCTCTGGTTAAAGGAGGGATTTGCATCATTTTTTGCGAATCTAGCAGTAGATCAT GTAGAACCAACTTGGAGGGTGAAAGACGCCCTGCTCGAAGATTTACAAAAAGTGTTGGAAATCGATGCACTGAAAAGTTCGCATCCCATTTCTGTTACTCTTAATCGTACAGACCAGATAACTCAGATATTCGATGCAATTTCCTACACAAAAGGGTGTTCAATTATTCATATGATGTATCATTTCCTTGGAGCGGACGTATTCCAATCGGGAATCCGAAGATATTTGAGAACTTACGCCTACCAAAATGCTGAACAAGATGATCTCTGGGAAGCACTCACATTGGAGGCTCATTCTCATCGGTCGATGATGGAAGACGTCACAGTGAAAACGGTGATGGATACATGGACCTTGCAAGCAGGCTACCCTATCCTTCATGTGAATAGGAACTCTAATACCGGTACCATTACGGTGTATCAG gaGCAATTCTGCTGGACTACAGGCTGTGAGGATAGTACCCAATTATGGTGGATCCCATTGACGTGGACGAAGCAGGGATATCCGCAGTATGATAAGACGATTCCGAAAGCATGGCTACACCATCCTACCTTAGAATTGAATGACACAGTGAATGAGGATGAATGGATTTTATTTAATCTCGGCCAAACAG GATATTACCGTGTCAATTACGATGATAAAAACTGGAAACTACTTTCACAGTCTATGGAGCTACTGCCAGCTGCAATTAGAGCTCAGTTAGTGGATGATGTATTGGCAAATTCAAGAGCAGGAATTTTAAAGTATAAAATCACTATGGATTTGTTacaaaatttagaaaatgaaacagaTTATCTAGTATGGGATTCTGCTATTAGAGGATTGCGATATATGCATAACAAGCTGCACTCTGACGCGAGTTTCAAT AAATGGATGCAGAAACTcgtgcaaaaaattttcaagtttcttggCACAGAGGAAAAAGACGACGATGGGCATAGGGAACGACGTTATCGAGGAGATATTCTAAGATGGGCTTGTGAAGTTGGTCATGAGGAATGTCGGAGAAATGCTCATCAAATCCTACAAAATTGGACTCGCATATCTTCAGGAGATAACCC GATTCCTCCGAATTTACGAAGTTGGATATATTGCACGGGCCTAGAGCACGCTGGTAAGAATGAATGGAACTTCGTTTGGAACCAATATCTGCAAACTACTTCTGGAGCAGAGAAAGAATTGCTGTTGGATGGTTTGGGGTGTATATCCAATGAGTCTATCCTCTCCAA CTACTTGGCTAAAACTCTTTCAAGTAATTCTGGTGTGCGAAAGCAAGATGGTTGGCGAGTATTTCGTTCTATAGCTGAAACACCCAATGGCCTAGGTATCGCATTTCGATTTCTGAGAGAGAATTGGTCCGCCCTTAACGATTA CTATGGTACTGGATTCTCAGCCATGGCAAAAATGGTACAAGCACTTTCGAAGTATATGAGTTCTGAATCAGATTTGCGGCAG ctagaaaaattcaaagactcTGTTAATCTGGGTGTCACAAATACAGCCTTTCAACAAACTATTGAAGAAGTGAGAATTAATGTCGATTGGGTGACGAAATATATGGATCAGATACAAAATATCCTCAATCAAACCTGA